The following are from one region of the Cytobacillus firmus genome:
- a CDS encoding cation diffusion facilitator family transporter has translation MENNDRFKKAEFAAIIGIVGNIILAALKWGIGVYSGSKALVADAVHSASDVAGSFAVYLGLRAAKQPPDEDHPYGHGKAELIAAIIVAVLLFLVGIEIGKSSFESFFSPIEPPKAIAIAAVLVSIIVKEAMFRYKYNLGKKLNSDALIVNAYEHRSDVYSSIAALIGIGCAIIGGRMGIEWLEYADPVAGLIVSLMILQMAWRLGKESIHSTLDHVLHEEDTLEMRKTAESVDYVKRIDELHAREHGHYVIVDIKVSVDPNMTVEDGHRVGKEVKRKLLQLENVQNVFVHINPYSEEHIN, from the coding sequence TTGGAAAATAACGATCGTTTTAAGAAAGCTGAGTTTGCAGCTATAATTGGCATCGTGGGCAATATTATTCTTGCCGCCCTCAAATGGGGAATTGGCGTTTATTCAGGAAGTAAAGCGCTGGTGGCGGATGCGGTCCATTCAGCTTCAGATGTTGCCGGCTCCTTTGCTGTGTATTTGGGTCTGAGAGCTGCGAAGCAGCCGCCGGATGAGGATCATCCATACGGCCATGGGAAAGCTGAATTGATAGCAGCCATAATTGTTGCAGTCCTGCTATTCCTCGTGGGAATTGAAATAGGCAAATCATCATTTGAATCATTCTTTTCGCCAATTGAACCTCCTAAAGCAATTGCAATAGCTGCAGTGCTGGTCTCTATCATTGTGAAAGAAGCAATGTTTCGGTATAAGTATAATTTGGGAAAGAAACTAAACAGTGATGCTTTAATTGTAAATGCTTATGAACATCGTTCAGATGTTTATTCATCAATTGCAGCTTTAATAGGCATTGGCTGTGCGATTATTGGCGGAAGAATGGGAATTGAATGGCTTGAGTATGCAGATCCTGTGGCTGGCCTCATTGTTTCCCTTATGATTCTCCAGATGGCATGGCGGCTTGGGAAAGAATCCATTCACAGCACGCTTGATCATGTGCTTCATGAGGAAGATACACTTGAAATGCGCAAAACGGCTGAATCCGTCGATTATGTTAAAAGAATCGATGAATTGCATGCCAGGGAACACGGACACTATGTTATTGTTGATATAAAAGTGTCGGTGGATCCTAATATGACTGTTGAGGATGGCCACCGGGTCGGCAAAGAAGTAAAACGCAAGCTGCTCCAATTGGAAAATGTGCAAAATGTCTTTGTGCACATTAATCCTTACAGCGAAGAACATATAAATTAG
- a CDS encoding LapA family protein: protein MKFQWTLLFGFLFALIVAVFAVINVDNVTVNYLFGESQWPLILVILGSVLMGGLIVGSVGIVRIYSLQRQLKLLKRENEKLKAGNSVNDGADKEELEKELDRDIH from the coding sequence ATGAAATTTCAATGGACTTTATTATTTGGGTTTTTATTTGCACTAATAGTAGCTGTTTTCGCAGTGATCAATGTCGATAATGTAACGGTAAACTACTTGTTTGGGGAAAGCCAGTGGCCGCTGATTCTTGTGATTTTAGGGTCTGTCCTTATGGGAGGACTAATTGTCGGTTCTGTGGGCATTGTCCGCATATACTCACTTCAAAGGCAGCTGAAATTACTAAAAAGGGAAAATGAAAAGCTTAAAGCAGGAAATTCTGTAAATGATGGTGCTGATAAAGAAGAACTTGAAAAAGAGCTGGATAGGGATATACACTGA
- the recJ gene encoding single-stranded-DNA-specific exonuclease RecJ, translating into MLHSRTRWIVRQTEDDKVQRLSKELNISPLAASLLINRGMDTVDSARYFLMDNEQEFHDPFLMTDMAIAVSRIKEAIEKQEPILIFGDYDADGVTSTSVMMMALRDLGADVQFYIPNRFTEGYGPNVPAFEHAAEIGIRLIITVDTGISAVNEAKAAKELGMDLIITDHHEPGPELPEALAIVHPKHPESRYPFRELAGVGVAFKLAHALYGEMPEHLLEIAAIGTIADLVSLTGENRLIAKRGIQKLKSTKNTGLNALFKAARIELPSISEETIGFTIGPRLNAAGRLESADPAVDLLLTNDSYEAQAIAEEIEMLNKERQAIVNDIAGQAISEVETNFPISENSVIVVGKEGWNAGVIGIVASKLVEKFYRPAIVLSYDNEKGLAKGSARSIEGFDLFKNLSECRDILPHFGGHPMAAGMTLSIDSVDELRSRLNTLANEQLSEEDFIPVTSIDGVFHLKDINLSSIAEMQLLAPFGMGNAKPKVMIKDANISAMRKIGSEQNHIKVTIENDGSSLDGIGFGLGHLHEHISPYSKLSVIGELSINEWNNIKKPQIFLQDMAVNSWQLFDIRSLKRLERLQSVIPETNTTWVFFNDEYISKYKTFAGENMVKITSAEDAETIKIEGSNVVLADLPPSKEILAQVFSGKKPARVYAHFYKEDSDFFSTIPTRDHFKWYFALIAKKGSIDIRRHGNDIAKHKGWSRETVDFMSQVFFELEFVKINNGVISLNNTSTKRDLADSRTYQLKQAQYTLESDLLYSSFQQLKDWFDEVMQGAVKLEEAKEEKWT; encoded by the coding sequence ATGTTACATTCAAGAACGCGGTGGATTGTTCGGCAAACAGAGGACGATAAAGTACAGCGGCTTTCAAAGGAACTGAATATTTCTCCTCTTGCAGCATCGCTGTTAATTAATCGCGGAATGGATACCGTTGATTCAGCGCGGTATTTTCTGATGGATAATGAGCAGGAATTTCATGATCCTTTTTTAATGACAGATATGGCAATTGCTGTTTCCAGAATAAAAGAAGCTATTGAAAAACAGGAACCTATTTTAATTTTTGGTGATTATGATGCGGATGGTGTGACAAGCACTTCTGTCATGATGATGGCACTTAGAGATCTCGGTGCTGATGTCCAATTCTACATACCGAATCGTTTTACGGAAGGCTATGGGCCAAATGTCCCGGCTTTTGAACATGCAGCTGAAATCGGCATCCGTTTAATTATTACTGTAGATACTGGAATCTCTGCTGTAAATGAAGCAAAAGCTGCAAAAGAGCTGGGAATGGATTTGATCATTACAGATCACCATGAGCCCGGCCCTGAGCTTCCTGAAGCATTGGCCATTGTGCATCCTAAGCATCCGGAGAGCAGATACCCATTCCGGGAACTTGCCGGTGTTGGGGTAGCCTTTAAGCTTGCACATGCGCTTTATGGTGAAATGCCTGAACACCTTTTGGAAATAGCTGCGATCGGCACAATTGCTGACCTGGTTTCCTTAACGGGAGAAAACAGACTTATTGCCAAGCGCGGAATTCAAAAGCTGAAATCAACTAAAAATACAGGCTTGAATGCCTTGTTTAAAGCGGCACGAATCGAGCTTCCATCCATTAGTGAAGAAACGATCGGCTTTACAATCGGCCCTCGCCTCAATGCAGCCGGAAGGCTTGAGAGCGCTGATCCTGCTGTGGATCTGCTTCTGACAAATGATTCTTATGAAGCACAAGCCATTGCCGAAGAAATTGAAATGCTGAATAAAGAGAGGCAAGCTATTGTCAATGACATTGCAGGACAAGCGATTTCAGAGGTTGAAACAAATTTCCCAATCAGTGAGAATTCAGTTATTGTTGTCGGGAAAGAAGGCTGGAACGCCGGGGTAATCGGAATTGTAGCTTCGAAACTTGTTGAAAAGTTTTACCGGCCGGCAATTGTTCTTAGCTATGACAATGAAAAAGGGCTTGCGAAGGGTTCAGCAAGAAGTATAGAAGGATTTGATCTGTTCAAAAATCTTTCTGAATGCAGGGATATCCTGCCCCACTTTGGAGGGCACCCGATGGCAGCAGGAATGACTTTATCCATTGATTCGGTTGATGAACTGAGAAGCAGACTGAATACTCTTGCAAATGAACAGCTGTCTGAGGAAGATTTTATTCCTGTAACTTCTATTGATGGGGTTTTCCATTTAAAAGATATCAATCTTTCTTCTATTGCAGAGATGCAGCTGCTTGCTCCATTTGGGATGGGAAATGCAAAACCAAAAGTAATGATAAAAGATGCTAATATTTCAGCTATGAGAAAGATCGGATCTGAACAAAACCATATTAAAGTCACAATCGAGAATGATGGATCTTCACTCGATGGCATCGGTTTTGGGCTTGGGCATTTGCATGAGCATATTTCACCATACTCCAAGCTGTCAGTTATCGGTGAATTATCCATTAATGAATGGAATAACATTAAAAAGCCGCAAATTTTCCTGCAGGATATGGCGGTAAACTCGTGGCAGCTGTTTGATATCCGGAGTTTAAAACGGCTTGAAAGACTTCAAAGTGTCATTCCTGAGACAAACACAACCTGGGTATTTTTTAATGATGAATATATTTCCAAATATAAGACATTTGCAGGGGAAAACATGGTGAAAATAACATCTGCAGAAGACGCTGAAACCATAAAAATAGAAGGTTCAAATGTAGTACTGGCTGACTTGCCGCCTTCAAAGGAAATTCTTGCACAGGTTTTCTCAGGGAAAAAACCTGCCAGAGTTTATGCTCATTTCTATAAAGAAGACAGTGACTTTTTCAGCACAATACCAACAAGAGACCACTTTAAATGGTATTTTGCCCTGATTGCTAAAAAAGGCTCAATTGATATCAGGCGTCATGGGAATGATATAGCCAAGCATAAGGGATGGAGCAGGGAGACGGTAGATTTTATGTCTCAAGTGTTTTTTGAATTGGAATTTGTTAAAATTAATAATGGTGTCATTTCGTTAAACAATACATCTACTAAACGTGATTTAGCTGATTCACGAACTTATCAGCTTAAACAGGCACAATACACTCTTGAGAGCGATTTGCTCTATTCATCCTTTCAGCAGCTCAAAGACTGGTTTGATGAAGTTATGCAAGGGGCTGTAAAACTTGAGGAGGCAAAGGAAGAAAAATGGACTTAA
- a CDS encoding adenine phosphoribosyltransferase — MDLKQYITIVEDWPKPGIKFKDITTLMDNGDAYKYATDQIVEYAREKKIDLVVGPEARGFIIGCPVAYSLGVGFAPVRKEGKLPRETVKVNYGLEYGKDVLTIHRDAIKPGQRVLITDDLLATGGTIDATIQLVEELGGVVAGIAFLIELTYLDGRKKLDDYDILTLMQY, encoded by the coding sequence ATGGACTTAAAACAGTATATAACAATTGTAGAAGATTGGCCGAAGCCAGGCATTAAATTTAAAGATATTACAACCCTTATGGACAACGGTGATGCGTATAAATATGCTACTGATCAAATTGTTGAATATGCACGCGAAAAGAAGATTGACCTGGTTGTCGGCCCTGAAGCCCGCGGATTCATCATCGGGTGCCCTGTGGCTTATTCTTTAGGTGTAGGCTTTGCCCCAGTCCGCAAAGAAGGTAAACTTCCACGTGAAACAGTCAAGGTTAATTATGGCCTTGAATATGGCAAAGACGTATTAACCATTCATAGGGATGCCATCAAGCCAGGGCAAAGAGTCCTGATCACTGATGACCTCCTTGCAACAGGCGGAACAATCGATGCAACCATCCAGCTGGTTGAAGAACTAGGCGGTGTAGTGGCAGGAATTGCATTCCTTATCGAGTTAACATACCTTGACGGACGTAAAAAGCTCGACGACTACGACATTCTGACATTAATGCAGTATTAA
- the dtd gene encoding D-aminoacyl-tRNA deacylase, whose protein sequence is MRVVVQRSKEASVTVDGETVGSIKKGFVLLVGVTHEDKEEDAAFLADKIANLRVFEDDAGKMNLSLLDQKGEILSVSQFTLYGDCRKGRRPNFMDAAKPAHAVKIYNAFNRFLKAKGLKVETGEFGAMMDVQLTNDGPVTLILESK, encoded by the coding sequence ATGCGTGTTGTAGTGCAGCGAAGCAAAGAAGCCAGTGTAACGGTGGACGGAGAAACCGTTGGAAGCATCAAAAAGGGGTTTGTTTTGCTCGTTGGAGTCACCCATGAAGATAAAGAAGAGGACGCAGCATTTCTGGCTGATAAGATTGCCAATCTTCGCGTCTTTGAAGATGATGCCGGCAAAATGAATCTATCACTGCTCGATCAGAAAGGTGAAATTCTTTCAGTTTCGCAATTTACACTGTATGGAGATTGCCGAAAGGGCAGACGGCCCAATTTCATGGATGCGGCCAAGCCTGCGCATGCCGTGAAAATCTATAATGCTTTCAACCGGTTTCTGAAAGCTAAAGGCCTGAAAGTCGAAACAGGTGAATTCGGCGCCATGATGGATGTTCAGTTAACCAACGATGGGCCAGTTACCTTAATCTTAGAAAGCAAATAA
- a CDS encoding SH3 domain-containing protein — translation MKKRKPLILVICLMLFAGITQTETQVKAENSSVTITTSNLNVRQGPGLSYPILGQAQKGDQFNILSREGEWIKINFQGENGYVASWLVSNLTSNQTGEKTAGENSQAVITTDGLRVRKGPGTSYGVLGTIQKGTAYKVKSTEGSWVKIQTPYGDGWVATEFIKFSSTPKKSSSGSSQTGTITANSLNVRNKPSLQSDIIGKLNSGETVAVLSQNNSWTEISFSGNTGWISSQYITVQSSQSESKPKQASSGKTGTVTATTLTVRNKASLNGKPIGSVAKGQAFSILEEANNWVKIEYQPGSYGWAASWFIDITAEKNSGSSQQNINGSSAIILHNGSNIRKKASTQSGVVHRANKGDSFEIINLNNDWYEIRLPNGGKGFVAGWIVSVEGSAPAVTKPGAEKHLNNKTIVIDPGHGGRDNGTTGARGTREKDITIRTAQVLAEKLRAAGANVILTRSGDTYLPLPSRVGISHHHNADAFISIHYDSTPDRTARGATTYYYHPFQKEIAANIHSNVTAMTNLRDRGYRVGDYHVIRENKRNAVLIELGYLSNPAEEALIASAQYQQSAAAGIYQGLARYFKN, via the coding sequence TTGAAGAAAAGAAAGCCACTTATTCTCGTGATATGCCTAATGCTTTTTGCCGGCATAACACAGACGGAAACACAGGTTAAAGCTGAAAACAGTTCTGTAACAATCACCACCAGCAATCTTAACGTCCGTCAAGGACCTGGTTTAAGCTACCCCATTCTGGGACAAGCCCAGAAAGGAGATCAATTTAACATCCTTTCCCGTGAAGGAGAGTGGATTAAAATTAATTTCCAGGGGGAAAATGGATATGTCGCAAGCTGGCTTGTTTCCAATTTGACTTCAAATCAGACAGGAGAAAAAACGGCAGGTGAAAATTCCCAGGCAGTTATCACAACAGATGGCCTTAGGGTGAGAAAGGGTCCTGGTACAAGTTACGGCGTTCTGGGGACCATCCAAAAAGGAACAGCCTATAAGGTCAAGAGCACAGAAGGAAGCTGGGTTAAGATTCAAACTCCATATGGAGATGGATGGGTGGCAACTGAATTTATCAAATTCAGCAGCACACCAAAGAAAAGTTCATCCGGCAGCAGCCAAACCGGGACTATCACGGCAAACTCTCTAAATGTGAGAAATAAGCCTTCTCTTCAAAGTGACATCATCGGCAAACTTAATTCGGGTGAGACAGTTGCGGTTCTTTCTCAAAATAACAGCTGGACAGAAATCTCTTTCTCAGGAAATACAGGATGGATCAGCAGCCAATATATTACGGTTCAATCCTCACAATCAGAAAGCAAACCAAAACAGGCTTCATCCGGAAAAACCGGCACTGTAACAGCAACCACTTTAACCGTAAGAAACAAAGCATCGTTAAATGGAAAACCAATTGGTTCAGTTGCCAAAGGCCAAGCTTTCTCCATTCTTGAAGAAGCTAATAATTGGGTAAAGATTGAATATCAGCCTGGTTCTTATGGATGGGCGGCAAGCTGGTTCATAGACATAACAGCCGAAAAGAACTCCGGCTCCTCTCAGCAAAATATAAACGGCAGTTCTGCAATTATCTTACATAACGGATCAAATATTAGAAAAAAAGCGAGTACCCAGTCAGGTGTCGTCCACAGGGCAAATAAAGGGGACAGCTTCGAGATTATCAATCTGAATAATGATTGGTATGAAATTCGCCTGCCAAACGGCGGAAAGGGTTTTGTAGCAGGCTGGATCGTTTCAGTTGAAGGATCTGCACCTGCAGTAACAAAGCCGGGAGCGGAAAAGCACCTGAATAATAAAACTATTGTGATTGATCCCGGTCATGGAGGCCGTGATAACGGGACAACAGGAGCAAGAGGGACACGTGAAAAGGACATTACTATCAGGACCGCTCAAGTGCTTGCCGAAAAATTAAGGGCTGCAGGTGCTAATGTCATTCTGACCAGGAGCGGAGATACCTATTTGCCGCTGCCTTCGAGAGTAGGCATTTCACATCATCATAATGCAGATGCTTTTATCAGCATTCATTATGACAGCACGCCGGACCGGACTGCTCGGGGAGCGACTACCTATTACTATCATCCTTTCCAAAAGGAAATCGCTGCCAATATCCACTCCAATGTAACTGCGATGACAAACCTGAGAGATCGGGGATATAGAGTCGGAGACTACCATGTAATCAGGGAGAACAAACGGAATGCCGTTCTGATTGAACTTGGATATCTAAGCAATCCGGCAGAAGAAGCCCTGATTGCTTCTGCACAGTATCAGCAATCAGCAGCAGCAGGAATTTATCAGGGACTTGCCCGCTATTTTAAGAATTAG
- the hisS gene encoding histidine--tRNA ligase, with translation MSIRIPRGTQDILPGEVEKWQLIEEKARELCEKFQYREIRTPIFEHTELFLRSVGDTTDIVQKEMYTFEDRGGRSLTLRPEGTASTVRSFVEHKMHGDASQPVKLYYMGPMFRYERPQAGRFRQFVQFGVEAIGSADPAIDAEVIALAMSLYKSMGLQKLKLIVNSLGDKESRTAHREALVNHFKPRIGEFCQDCQNRLEKNPMRILDCKQDREHELMKSAPSILDFLNDYSKTYFEKVQKYLKNLDIDFTVDPNLVRGLDYYNHTAFEIMSDSEGFGAITTLCGGGRYNGLTEEIGGPEAPGIGFALSIERFIAALEAEKVDLPLAKSIDCYLVSLGEEAKDYTVGLLQKLRMAGYSAEKDYLDRKIKAQFKAADRSNAKFVAVLGEDELKANKINVKSMESGEQTEVELDSFIEKFTALYQS, from the coding sequence ATGTCAATTCGAATACCGAGGGGAACGCAGGACATTCTGCCGGGAGAAGTTGAGAAATGGCAATTGATTGAAGAGAAGGCAAGGGAGCTTTGTGAGAAGTTTCAATACCGTGAAATCAGGACACCAATATTCGAACATACAGAATTATTTCTTCGCAGTGTTGGAGATACAACGGATATTGTTCAAAAAGAGATGTACACATTTGAAGACCGCGGCGGCCGCAGTCTGACCCTTCGTCCTGAAGGAACAGCTTCAACTGTAAGATCATTTGTTGAGCATAAAATGCATGGCGATGCAAGCCAGCCTGTAAAGCTTTACTATATGGGGCCTATGTTCCGTTATGAACGCCCACAGGCTGGTCGTTTCCGCCAGTTTGTCCAGTTCGGTGTCGAAGCGATCGGCAGTGCAGATCCGGCAATTGATGCAGAAGTAATTGCACTGGCAATGTCACTTTATAAAAGCATGGGTCTGCAAAAGCTTAAGTTGATTGTGAACAGCCTTGGAGATAAAGAAAGCCGAACTGCACACAGAGAAGCCTTGGTCAACCACTTTAAGCCGCGGATTGGTGAGTTTTGCCAGGATTGCCAGAACCGTCTTGAGAAGAATCCAATGCGCATTCTGGACTGTAAACAAGATCGTGAACATGAACTTATGAAATCTGCTCCATCCATTTTAGATTTTTTAAACGATTATTCCAAAACCTATTTCGAAAAGGTTCAAAAGTATCTAAAGAACCTGGATATTGACTTTACGGTCGATCCGAATCTTGTTCGCGGCCTGGATTACTACAATCATACAGCTTTTGAAATTATGAGTGATTCCGAAGGTTTCGGAGCTATTACTACTCTTTGCGGCGGCGGACGATACAATGGCCTCACTGAGGAAATTGGCGGTCCTGAAGCGCCGGGAATCGGGTTTGCTTTAAGTATTGAGCGATTCATTGCTGCTCTTGAAGCGGAAAAGGTCGATCTGCCTCTTGCTAAGAGCATTGATTGCTACCTTGTCTCCCTTGGAGAGGAAGCTAAGGATTATACAGTCGGCCTTCTTCAAAAACTTCGGATGGCAGGATATTCTGCTGAAAAAGATTATCTTGACAGAAAAATTAAAGCGCAGTTTAAAGCGGCAGACCGCTCGAATGCGAAATTTGTTGCTGTCCTGGGCGAAGATGAACTTAAAGCGAATAAAATTAATGTAAAATCGATGGAATCAGGGGAGCAAACAGAGGTTGAACTTGATTCGTTTATAGAGAAGTTCACAGCACTTTATCAATCATAA
- the aspS gene encoding aspartate--tRNA ligase: MFGRTYFCGEVTERSIGEKVSLKGWVQKRRDLGGLIFVDLRDRTGIVQVVFNPEVSPEALAAAEKIRNEFVLDIEGEVIAREDGTINENLKTGRIEIKAEKVTIINEAKTPPFVIGDNADVSEDVRLKYRYLDLRRPVMFDTFKMRHQVTKAMRDFLDSEGFLDVETPILTKSTPEGARDYLVPSRVHPGEFYALPQSPQIFKQLLMVGGIERYYQIARCFRDEDLRADRQPEFTQVDIEMSFMSQEEIIGLMENMMEKVMKEVKGLDVQLPFPRMTYQEAMDRFGSDKPDTRFGMELTDLSEIVKESSFKVFAGAVASGGQVKAINVKNGAGKYSRKDIDALTEFAAVYGAKGLAWLKAEEDGLKGPIAKFVTEDEQTSFYAALSVEPGDLLLFVADKKSVVADALGALRLKLGKELELIDQSKFNFLWVTDWPLLEYDEEEGRYYAAHHPFTMPAREDLDLLDKDPAGVRAQAYDLVLNGYELGGGSLRIFERDIQEKMFSVLGFSKEEAVEQFGFLLEAFEYGTPPHGGIALGLDRLVMLLAGRTNLRDTIAFPKTASASCVLTEAPGEVSQSQLNDLNLALNLKKSE, encoded by the coding sequence ATGTTTGGGCGAACGTATTTTTGCGGGGAAGTAACGGAAAGATCTATTGGAGAAAAAGTAAGCTTAAAAGGCTGGGTGCAAAAACGCCGGGATCTGGGCGGCCTGATTTTTGTCGATCTTCGTGATCGCACTGGCATCGTTCAGGTTGTATTCAATCCGGAAGTATCCCCTGAAGCTCTTGCAGCAGCTGAAAAGATCCGCAATGAATTCGTGCTGGATATAGAGGGAGAAGTAATTGCACGTGAAGATGGCACGATCAATGAGAATCTGAAAACAGGGCGCATTGAGATAAAAGCTGAAAAAGTTACAATCATAAATGAAGCAAAAACACCTCCTTTTGTTATTGGTGATAATGCAGATGTTTCCGAGGATGTCCGTCTTAAATACCGCTATCTGGATTTGAGACGCCCGGTTATGTTTGATACCTTTAAAATGCGTCATCAAGTAACAAAAGCTATGAGGGATTTTCTTGACAGCGAAGGGTTTCTTGATGTAGAAACACCGATCCTAACGAAGAGCACCCCGGAAGGAGCCCGTGATTATTTAGTTCCAAGCCGTGTGCATCCGGGTGAATTCTATGCTCTTCCGCAATCCCCTCAAATCTTTAAGCAGTTATTAATGGTAGGCGGTATTGAACGCTATTACCAAATTGCACGTTGCTTCCGTGATGAAGACCTGCGTGCAGACCGCCAGCCTGAATTTACTCAGGTCGACATCGAAATGAGCTTTATGAGCCAGGAAGAAATCATCGGCCTGATGGAAAACATGATGGAAAAGGTCATGAAAGAAGTAAAAGGCCTGGATGTCCAGCTTCCATTCCCGCGCATGACCTATCAGGAGGCGATGGACCGTTTTGGTTCTGATAAGCCGGATACACGCTTTGGGATGGAATTAACGGATCTGTCGGAAATAGTGAAAGAGTCAAGCTTCAAGGTGTTTGCCGGAGCAGTAGCTTCCGGGGGCCAGGTTAAGGCCATTAATGTGAAAAATGGGGCAGGAAAGTATTCCCGAAAAGATATTGATGCTCTAACAGAGTTTGCAGCTGTATATGGTGCAAAAGGGCTTGCGTGGTTAAAAGCTGAAGAGGACGGATTAAAGGGGCCGATTGCCAAGTTTGTGACTGAAGATGAGCAAACATCATTCTACGCAGCTTTGTCAGTAGAACCAGGAGACTTGCTCCTCTTTGTTGCTGATAAGAAGAGTGTAGTCGCTGATGCACTTGGCGCTCTGCGATTAAAGCTCGGAAAAGAGCTTGAGCTGATTGATCAAAGCAAATTTAATTTCCTTTGGGTTACAGACTGGCCGCTTCTGGAGTACGATGAGGAAGAAGGCCGCTATTATGCAGCCCATCATCCTTTTACAATGCCTGCCAGAGAAGATTTAGATCTTCTTGATAAGGATCCTGCTGGGGTCCGTGCACAAGCATATGACCTTGTGTTAAATGGCTACGAGCTTGGCGGCGGTTCATTGCGTATTTTCGAAAGAGATATTCAGGAGAAAATGTTCAGTGTGCTCGGATTCTCAAAAGAGGAAGCTGTAGAACAGTTTGGATTCCTGCTTGAAGCATTTGAATACGGAACTCCTCCGCATGGTGGTATTGCCCTGGGATTGGACAGACTCGTAATGCTATTAGCCGGCAGAACAAACCTGAGGGATACAATTGCGTTTCCTAAAACTGCAAGTGCGAGCTGTGTGCTTACAGAAGCTCCCGGGGAAGTCAGCCAATCGCAGCTAAATGATTTGAATTTAGCACTTAATTTGAAAAAAAGTGAGTAA
- a CDS encoding tRNA threonylcarbamoyladenosine dehydratase, whose translation MLHQFSRNELAIGKEGLEKMKNSTVAVLGIGGVGSFAAEALARSGVGRLVLVDKDDVDITNVNRQVIALLSTVGKPKVDLMKDRIKDINPDCEVIALKMFYTEETYEQFFDYGLDFVVDASDTIAYKIHLIKECLNRGIPMISSMGAANKMDPTRFQIADIFKTHTDPIAKVIRTRLRKEGIRKGVPVVFSDESPIVIREDVRKTVGKDDAEIRKAKMPPSSNAFVPSVAGLIMASYVNRELLSDIKIARVND comes from the coding sequence ATGCTTCACCAATTTTCCAGAAATGAATTGGCTATTGGCAAAGAAGGCCTCGAAAAAATGAAAAATAGTACCGTTGCCGTACTGGGCATTGGAGGAGTTGGTTCCTTTGCAGCGGAAGCATTGGCGCGTTCCGGTGTTGGCCGGCTTGTGCTGGTTGATAAAGACGATGTTGATATTACAAATGTGAACAGGCAGGTCATCGCTTTATTATCCACTGTCGGGAAACCAAAGGTGGATTTAATGAAAGACAGAATCAAGGATATCAATCCTGACTGTGAAGTTATTGCTTTGAAAATGTTTTATACGGAAGAAACTTATGAGCAATTCTTTGATTATGGTCTGGACTTTGTAGTTGATGCTTCCGATACAATTGCCTATAAAATTCATCTAATAAAAGAATGCTTGAATAGAGGAATTCCAATGATCTCAAGTATGGGTGCTGCAAATAAGATGGATCCAACCAGGTTCCAGATTGCTGATATCTTTAAAACTCATACCGACCCGATTGCTAAGGTTATCCGCACGCGCCTGAGAAAAGAAGGAATCAGAAAAGGCGTTCCGGTAGTATTTTCCGATGAAAGCCCGATCGTAATCCGGGAAGATGTCCGAAAAACAGTTGGAAAAGATGATGCTGAAATCAGAAAGGCCAAAATGCCGCCATCTTCTAACGCATTTGTTCCTTCTGTTGCTGGTTTAATCATGGCCAGCTATGTAAACAGAGAACTTCTAAGCGATATAAAAATTGCACGTGTAAATGACTGA